The following proteins are co-located in the Rhodohalobacter sp. SW132 genome:
- a CDS encoding DUF6250 domain-containing protein → MDVFMPARGATIWNQNKFSGPVAITFKVKALSENVQPGGVVVRDINTFWHASDPEIPDGIFDENDYTGAFDSYHKQQGYYASMGGRDNTTTRFRRYPRTSTEGEPIEHISLSERDGLEDFLIQPDKTHTVQLVVYQDVIQYIVDGRIFYEIREGDTITLSTSDGGEKTAEYTEDLFPSYSEGWFGFRLVNTHHRYSDFRVHRLKPAD, encoded by the coding sequence ATGGACGTATTCATGCCGGCGCGAGGTGCAACAATCTGGAACCAAAATAAATTTAGCGGGCCCGTGGCAATTACATTTAAAGTAAAAGCTCTATCGGAGAATGTTCAACCGGGCGGCGTCGTTGTACGGGATATCAACACTTTCTGGCACGCATCAGATCCGGAAATCCCAGATGGTATCTTTGACGAGAATGACTATACAGGCGCATTCGATTCCTATCATAAACAGCAAGGGTATTATGCCAGTATGGGAGGCCGGGATAATACCACCACCCGGTTTCGCAGATATCCGCGAACATCTACCGAAGGCGAACCCATAGAACATATTTCACTGTCGGAACGGGATGGCCTCGAAGACTTTTTGATTCAGCCTGACAAAACGCATACGGTTCAGCTTGTCGTCTACCAGGACGTGATCCAGTATATTGTAGATGGGCGGATATTTTATGAAATACGTGAAGGCGATACAATTACACTATCAACTTCGGATGGCGGTGAAAAAACTGCAGAATATACGGAAGATCTGTTTCCTTCATACAGTGAAGGCTGGTTTGGGTTTCGATTGGTGAACACCCATCACCGTTATTCAGATTTCAGAGTGCATCGCCTGAAACCAGCAGATTAG
- a CDS encoding cytosine permease, whose amino-acid sequence METEKLNWLEKRLQTLDEYEREPVPEKKLKGWRGFLGMYAGEHTAGTEFVIGALFVAHGVSFMDLVIGLIIGNLLAVFSWAFLCAPVAVKTKLTLYWQLKKICGDHLASLYNVVNAIMFCFLAGAMIAVAATAVGLPFQIPMPGLDDLFPTSIGWILTVFFVGTIITIIAIAGYEYVARFANISFPWMFLVFVAAAIAVLPSLGVESVSGFTTAANEQIWTGVAAEGLTQFTVWHVIFFAWFANMAMHIGMSDMSILRYAKKWQYGFASAAGMFFGHFIAWMASGVLMAAAAGAVAPGLIAYNSAGIAGAICVVIAGWTTANPTIYRAGLAFQSVTPNWKRWKVTLFTGFFTTVIACFPALVMNLLDFVALYGLVLMPMGAVVLLDVLFFKKFNLIPNYAEQVGIKFNWAAAITWFFTLGFCLFLNLYAGIEIFFLGLPGWFVAVGVYIGMSYLIHTKSIKKTEKIEHTEQS is encoded by the coding sequence ATGGAAACAGAAAAACTAAACTGGTTAGAAAAAAGACTTCAGACACTTGATGAGTATGAGCGCGAACCGGTTCCTGAAAAAAAGCTTAAGGGCTGGCGTGGCTTTCTGGGTATGTACGCCGGTGAACATACCGCGGGAACAGAATTTGTGATCGGCGCGCTTTTCGTTGCGCACGGTGTTTCTTTTATGGATCTCGTTATCGGGCTTATCATTGGAAACCTGCTGGCCGTATTCAGCTGGGCTTTTTTATGTGCCCCGGTTGCGGTGAAAACCAAACTTACACTCTACTGGCAATTGAAAAAGATCTGCGGAGATCATCTGGCCAGCCTCTACAATGTTGTGAATGCCATTATGTTTTGTTTCCTGGCCGGTGCGATGATCGCTGTGGCCGCAACTGCAGTTGGTCTGCCTTTTCAAATCCCGATGCCGGGACTGGATGATCTCTTCCCAACCAGTATTGGCTGGATCCTCACCGTCTTTTTTGTTGGCACCATCATCACCATCATTGCCATCGCCGGTTATGAATATGTGGCGCGCTTCGCAAATATCAGTTTTCCATGGATGTTTCTTGTTTTTGTAGCTGCTGCTATTGCCGTTCTCCCTTCGCTTGGCGTAGAATCGGTTTCCGGATTCACCACGGCGGCAAATGAACAGATCTGGACCGGTGTCGCTGCGGAAGGCCTCACACAGTTTACCGTCTGGCACGTTATCTTTTTCGCCTGGTTCGCAAACATGGCCATGCACATTGGGATGAGCGATATGTCGATCCTCCGGTATGCAAAAAAATGGCAGTACGGGTTTGCATCTGCGGCCGGTATGTTTTTTGGGCACTTCATCGCCTGGATGGCCTCCGGTGTTCTTATGGCAGCAGCTGCAGGTGCCGTTGCTCCCGGGCTGATCGCTTATAATAGTGCAGGAATTGCCGGAGCAATCTGCGTTGTCATCGCAGGCTGGACCACAGCAAACCCAACGATCTACCGGGCCGGGCTTGCATTTCAGTCTGTCACGCCCAACTGGAAACGGTGGAAAGTTACGCTCTTTACCGGCTTTTTCACCACAGTAATTGCCTGCTTTCCCGCTCTCGTAATGAATCTGCTCGATTTTGTGGCCCTCTATGGCTTGGTGCTGATGCCTATGGGTGCTGTTGTGCTGCTGGACGTACTCTTTTTCAAAAAGTTTAACCTGATACCCAATTACGCCGAACAGGTTGGAATCAAATTCAACTGGGCCGCAGCCATCACGTGGTTTTTTACCCTCGGATTTTGCCTCTTCCTGAATCTATACGCAGGAATTGAAATCTTCTTCCTCGGGCTGCCCGGATGGTTTGTAGCTGTTGGCGTCTACATCGGCATGAGTTACCTGATTCACACAAAGAGCATCAAAAAAACTGAAAAAATTGAACACACAGAACAATCTTAA
- a CDS encoding bifunctional rhamnulose-1-phosphate aldolase/short-chain dehydrogenase, whose product MSENTMTTKKTRKSTTEHYFRTVESEWDDSHADKLDPVGRLVYRSNLLGSDAYVNNTGGGNTSSKLTEQDPISGEEVSVLWVKGSGGDLRTAKRPNFASLYQDKLLNLQDIYHNKENTGLKTPAEDSMVQMYPHCTFNLNPRAPSIDTPLHSFIPFDFVDHTHPVPIISIATADNGKEIMKEIYGDEVAWVDWMRPGFELGLALQNTIKENPGIKGIILGGHGLINWDNDDKACYELSLDLINRAAEYLAENEKGADTFGGNQYTSLPEEERHDLIADVSPYIRGLLAEDDRFIGTYQDDEVTLQFINSADAGRLAELGTSCPDHFLRTKIKPLYIDWNPDAENSDDLKSKIESGLEQYRKDYAVYYNQCKDDESPDMRGGNPTVLLIPGLGMITWGKSKSESRVTAEFYTAAIGVMRGAESIGSYTALPRQEAFDIEYWALEEAKLQRMPPESELSRKVVLVIGSGSGIGKALVPKLIDEGGTVACLDLDENNAKNTADEILGKIGMGIGVAGSGISRSGDVIGLGCDITDRNSVKEAIRQTILAYGGVDMVAVTAGLFPTPDENGNLPDTAWDKSFAVNVKGNFIVADEMSATWKKQGMEGSMVITTSANAVVAKIGSMAYDTSKSAANHLVRELAIELSPEIRVNGVAPATVVDGSSMFPRNRVMASLTKYNIDFDESEETEELRERLADFYAQRTLTQRSISLEQQTEAIYSLLSSRFENTTGHIIPVDGGLKDAFMR is encoded by the coding sequence ATGAGTGAAAATACAATGACTACAAAGAAGACGAGAAAAAGTACGACAGAACACTATTTCAGAACTGTGGAAAGTGAGTGGGATGATTCTCATGCCGATAAGCTCGATCCTGTCGGACGGCTGGTCTACCGCTCTAATCTTTTGGGCAGCGATGCCTATGTAAACAATACAGGCGGCGGCAACACGTCCAGCAAGCTGACGGAACAAGATCCCATTTCCGGCGAAGAGGTATCCGTGTTATGGGTGAAAGGATCCGGCGGCGATCTCCGAACCGCAAAACGCCCGAACTTTGCATCTCTCTACCAGGATAAGCTCCTAAACCTGCAGGATATCTATCACAATAAAGAGAATACCGGGCTAAAAACTCCCGCAGAGGATTCTATGGTACAGATGTATCCTCACTGCACCTTCAATCTGAATCCGCGTGCACCGTCGATCGACACGCCCCTGCACAGTTTCATCCCGTTTGATTTTGTAGACCATACCCATCCTGTGCCGATTATCTCTATCGCCACAGCGGATAACGGAAAAGAAATCATGAAAGAGATTTATGGGGATGAAGTCGCCTGGGTAGATTGGATGCGTCCCGGATTTGAACTGGGTCTCGCACTTCAGAATACGATCAAAGAAAATCCCGGCATTAAGGGAATTATCCTGGGCGGACACGGACTGATTAACTGGGATAATGACGATAAAGCGTGTTATGAACTTAGTCTCGATCTGATTAACCGCGCGGCTGAATATCTTGCAGAAAACGAAAAGGGAGCGGATACTTTCGGTGGAAACCAGTACACGTCCCTGCCGGAAGAGGAACGGCACGATCTGATCGCTGATGTTTCTCCTTATATCCGCGGGCTGCTTGCTGAAGACGACCGCTTTATCGGAACCTACCAGGATGATGAAGTTACCCTGCAGTTTATCAATTCTGCAGATGCCGGACGGCTGGCTGAACTGGGAACCTCGTGCCCCGACCATTTTCTGCGTACAAAAATCAAACCGCTCTACATTGACTGGAATCCGGATGCAGAGAATTCAGACGATCTGAAATCGAAAATTGAAAGCGGGCTCGAACAGTATCGGAAAGATTACGCCGTATATTACAACCAGTGCAAAGATGATGAGTCGCCCGATATGAGAGGCGGAAATCCCACTGTACTATTGATTCCCGGCCTTGGCATGATTACCTGGGGGAAATCAAAAAGTGAATCCCGGGTGACGGCAGAGTTTTACACAGCCGCAATCGGTGTGATGAGAGGAGCAGAATCAATCGGATCATACACCGCCCTGCCGCGTCAGGAAGCGTTCGATATTGAATACTGGGCTCTTGAAGAGGCAAAACTCCAGCGAATGCCGCCCGAAAGCGAGCTTTCAAGAAAAGTGGTACTGGTTATCGGATCTGGAAGCGGCATTGGCAAGGCGCTTGTTCCGAAACTGATCGATGAAGGCGGAACGGTTGCCTGCCTCGACCTGGATGAAAACAACGCTAAAAATACTGCTGATGAAATTCTTGGTAAGATCGGTATGGGAATTGGTGTTGCCGGATCAGGCATCAGCCGCAGCGGTGATGTGATCGGGCTGGGATGCGATATAACCGATCGAAATTCAGTTAAGGAAGCAATCAGGCAGACGATTCTCGCCTATGGCGGCGTGGATATGGTAGCCGTTACCGCCGGTCTGTTTCCCACCCCTGATGAAAATGGAAATCTGCCGGATACCGCATGGGATAAATCGTTTGCTGTAAATGTAAAAGGTAACTTTATTGTAGCAGATGAAATGTCAGCCACATGGAAGAAGCAGGGAATGGAAGGCAGCATGGTGATTACAACCAGTGCAAATGCCGTGGTTGCAAAAATCGGAAGTATGGCGTACGATACAAGTAAATCCGCTGCAAACCATTTGGTTAGAGAGCTCGCAATCGAGCTTTCACCGGAAATCAGGGTTAACGGCGTTGCGCCGGCAACCGTAGTGGATGGAAGCAGCATGTTTCCCAGAAATCGTGTGATGGCCTCGCTAACCAAATACAACATCGATTTTGATGAAAGTGAGGAGACTGAAGAGCTCCGCGAAAGGCTGGCAGATTTTTATGCTCAGCGAACGCTTACACAGCGATCGATCTCCCTCGAACAACAGACTGAAGCGATCTATTCGCTGCTGAGCTCCCGGTTTGAAAATACAACCGGCCACATCATCCCCGTGGATGGCGGCCTTAAAGATGCGTTTATGAGATAG
- a CDS encoding sugar-binding transcriptional regulator gives MARPVDAPNSRLLSKVSTLYYEQEFTQQQIANRLELSRPKVSRLLKQAKDSGIVQITVSHPEGDHVGMESKLEQLFSLNEAIVVDSVGGNGESSDTLLKTLLGGAAANHLSRSLSDGDIIGVTWGTTLQAMVEKVTPTDSKDLHIVQMLGGFGPPEAKAHTMDISRSLSRILNAGLTLLQSPGVVDSPEIREVLLTDRRVKNALSLFSKVNKAYVGIGAISTNRVLKKENNEVSHDIQQEIIHSDAVGDIGLNFFNRNGETVNSGFSDRFIGMTLEQLKQVKTVVGIAGGTEKYDAIRGALAGGYINVLITDRHTALLLIEEAK, from the coding sequence ATGGCAAGGCCTGTTGACGCTCCAAATTCACGACTACTCAGTAAGGTGAGTACTCTTTATTATGAACAGGAATTCACCCAGCAACAAATTGCGAATCGTCTCGAGCTTTCACGCCCAAAAGTTTCACGCCTTCTAAAACAGGCAAAGGACAGCGGCATTGTTCAAATCACTGTTTCCCATCCGGAGGGAGATCACGTAGGAATGGAATCAAAACTGGAACAACTTTTCAGTCTCAATGAGGCCATTGTAGTTGATTCGGTTGGCGGCAACGGCGAGTCTTCAGATACACTTTTAAAAACTCTTTTGGGTGGAGCTGCAGCAAATCATCTGTCCCGCTCACTTTCAGACGGAGATATAATTGGTGTAACCTGGGGCACAACACTACAGGCTATGGTGGAAAAAGTTACTCCGACCGATAGTAAGGATCTTCACATTGTACAAATGCTTGGAGGATTTGGCCCCCCGGAAGCTAAGGCTCATACAATGGATATCTCACGGAGTCTCTCCCGGATATTAAATGCTGGTTTAACACTACTGCAATCGCCGGGAGTGGTTGACAGTCCTGAAATCCGGGAGGTTTTGTTAACTGACCGCAGGGTGAAAAATGCGCTGAGTCTCTTCTCAAAGGTTAATAAAGCTTATGTGGGCATCGGCGCGATCAGCACAAATCGCGTTTTAAAGAAAGAGAACAATGAGGTGTCGCACGACATCCAGCAGGAAATCATCCATTCGGATGCCGTTGGAGACATTGGGCTTAACTTCTTTAACCGCAATGGAGAAACGGTTAACTCCGGCTTCAGTGACCGGTTCATCGGTATGACACTCGAACAGTTAAAACAGGTTAAAACTGTGGTCGGCATTGCAGGCGGCACTGAAAAATACGACGCTATTCGCGGTGCCCTTGCCGGAGGATACATTAATGTGCTTATTACCGACCGGCATACAGCCCTCCTGCTGATTGAAGAAGCAAAGTAA
- a CDS encoding RNA polymerase sigma factor — protein MKSNDTVKQMDDTTLWSNVLEGDKEALSSLYHTYHNRLFNYGYRIVAREDFVEDCIQELFLTIWEKHYSISEAKSVKAYLYISMRRTIFKNLRKYRNQQNRNLKYAKEREQSSLTVEDFLIESEYQNEFKQKLEVAINSLSKRGREVIYLKYYDGMSNAEIATLMDIKRQSVYNHVSEALSEMQQFVE, from the coding sequence ATGAAAAGTAATGATACTGTAAAGCAAATGGATGATACCACACTGTGGTCAAATGTTTTAGAAGGAGATAAAGAAGCGCTTTCTTCACTATATCACACATATCACAACAGATTGTTTAATTACGGATACAGAATCGTCGCACGGGAAGATTTTGTGGAAGATTGCATACAGGAGCTTTTTCTGACTATATGGGAAAAGCATTATTCAATCAGCGAGGCCAAATCTGTGAAAGCTTACCTGTATATCTCCATGAGGAGAACCATTTTTAAAAATCTACGGAAATATAGAAATCAGCAGAACCGGAACCTTAAATATGCAAAAGAGAGAGAGCAGAGCAGTCTTACTGTGGAAGATTTTTTGATTGAATCGGAATATCAAAATGAATTTAAACAAAAGCTTGAAGTAGCGATCAATTCACTTAGCAAAAGAGGACGAGAGGTCATTTACCTGAAATATTACGATGGAATGTCGAATGCTGAAATTGCGACCCTGATGGATATTAAAAGACAGAGCGTATACAATCACGTATCTGAAGCGCTCAGCGAAATGCAGCAGTTTGTGGAATAA
- a CDS encoding TIM barrel protein, protein MKINKNQIDEHNRKSADGHQDALRLLEDQLSKNGISPDDLVQKLSDFQVAIPSWALGAGGTRFGRFKMGGEPRTLEEKIEDVGIIHALNGSSGAISLHIPWDIPDDTEAIRQKADALDLLFDAVNSNTFQDQPDQKFSYKFGSLSHTDSRVREQAVAHNKEVIKIGKELGSKALTVWLADGSNFPGQQNLRKALDRTRQSLEDVYSDLPSDWTMLIEYKPFEPNFYSMVIPDWGTSFLLASKLGDRAKTLVDLGHHLPNTNIEQIVATLMMENKLGGFHFNDSKYADDDLTTGSIKPYQLFLIFCELTDQVDNPDDTTFSDLAWMIDASHNVKDPLEDLLQSVEAIQIAYARAQILDRKELESARRDNDVARAQDILQEAFRTDVRPLLRESRLKNGAAIQPEILFRELNVRDQLVRVRGSDSTATGL, encoded by the coding sequence ATGAAAATCAATAAAAATCAGATTGACGAACACAATCGAAAAAGCGCTGACGGCCATCAGGATGCCCTGCGTCTGCTTGAAGATCAACTTTCCAAAAACGGGATCAGCCCGGACGATTTGGTTCAAAAACTTTCAGATTTCCAGGTTGCTATTCCAAGCTGGGCACTGGGTGCCGGAGGAACGCGTTTCGGGCGGTTTAAGATGGGAGGTGAGCCGCGTACACTGGAAGAGAAAATCGAGGATGTAGGCATCATTCACGCACTCAATGGATCCAGCGGTGCCATATCACTCCACATCCCCTGGGATATACCGGACGATACGGAAGCGATCAGGCAGAAAGCAGATGCACTTGATCTGTTATTCGATGCCGTAAATTCCAACACGTTCCAGGATCAGCCGGATCAGAAATTTTCATATAAGTTCGGTTCACTCAGCCATACCGATTCGCGCGTACGAGAGCAGGCCGTGGCTCATAATAAAGAGGTGATAAAAATCGGGAAGGAACTGGGATCTAAGGCACTTACGGTCTGGCTCGCCGACGGATCCAATTTTCCCGGCCAGCAAAACCTGCGGAAAGCCCTCGATCGCACCCGGCAGTCTCTTGAAGATGTTTATTCCGACCTTCCATCCGACTGGACGATGCTGATTGAGTACAAACCGTTTGAACCCAATTTCTATTCCATGGTTATCCCCGATTGGGGAACATCCTTTCTGCTCGCTTCCAAATTGGGAGATCGTGCAAAAACGCTGGTCGACCTGGGGCATCATCTGCCAAACACCAATATTGAGCAGATTGTTGCCACTCTGATGATGGAGAACAAACTTGGCGGGTTTCATTTTAACGATTCAAAATATGCGGATGATGACCTCACCACCGGCTCCATCAAACCGTACCAGCTTTTTCTGATTTTTTGTGAACTGACAGACCAAGTGGACAACCCCGATGACACCACGTTTTCCGATCTCGCATGGATGATTGATGCCAGTCATAACGTAAAAGATCCGCTTGAAGATCTGCTGCAATCCGTTGAAGCGATACAGATCGCCTATGCCCGTGCGCAAATCCTCGACAGAAAAGAGCTTGAAAGCGCACGCCGGGATAATGATGTGGCCCGGGCCCAGGATATTTTACAAGAAGCATTCCGGACCGATGTGCGCCCCCTGTTGCGTGAAAGCAGGCTAAAAAACGGCGCTGCAATTCAGCCGGAGATACTGTTCAGGGAACTGAACGTGCGGGATCAATTGGTCCGCGTCAGAGGCAGCGATTCTACCGCTACCGGGTTGTAA
- a CDS encoding sensor histidine kinase: MRSTFCLFLFLNIWALSGFSQSPGQLKLDHLTIEDGLSQSSGLAILQDRYGYMWFGTLNGLNKFNGYDFTIYEYDAADSTSLTSSHISYLFEDSRGNLWIGTTGAGINLYNRKKDNFSNYRTDYVDHHLSISDNSVSSIIEGPGDKFWIGTNSGLNLFDRDTEEFIHFYAVDDQPKTLSSSNITSLFLDSSETLWIGTTKGLNYWDDMTGTFGHYKNDPSDPYSISHNVVSAIYEDTSGNLWVGTNEGGLHMFDPSEEKFYNYRYDEDDPYSISGNSILTILEDSRDVLWIGTENQGLNVFDREEQIFHRYKSNVSNPASLKHNSVYSLYENSDNILWIGTYSGGISSMNRKFSKFEHYKHDPFDPKPLSNNNVTSFLETSGGIFLVGTDGGGLNLFDRESHEFTLYTHEPDNPSTLSSDVILALHQDRNGKIWIGYYNGGVSVFDPSDGSFEHYRHDPEDSDGLRNDHVFVIHEGNDGELWFGTNGGGVHQLDPETGNFTLIATETDGSTVIRDLLEDSYGYLWIGSYGGGLIQVDKNTGSIINQYIERTNGLTSNVILTIHEDQERNLWIGSHEGGLHLFHRESETFTTYSVNEGLPSAVVRGILEDENGNLWLSTGGGLSMFNPSTKTFSNYNIEHGTQSNEFNPLSYYKDRDGFMYFGGINGFNRFHPKRVAIEEAVPPVVLTDFKVFNQSLRIDEDSPLKNHISQTEEIELPYTASVLTIDYVALNFNKNKGDEFAYILEGFDNDWNYVGTRRSATYTNLNPGTYTFRVKAANSYGVWSDSETFLTMTITPPFWKTAWFYLLLVFFITGVIASALQWRLASITKQNQRLEREVKKQTADLCDKNKELEKTLTELKAARSELVDRAHKAGMADLATNVLHNVGNILNSVNVSVSLIEEIIKRSKLKGFNQANKLLKENLDDLENFILNDPKGKKLLHYISKLEEPLNREQEELAEQTDRLNQNMQLMIDVVNAQQSFSHAAKVTEVIQVEKLIEDTLLLQTATIERHGLDLVTDYQAVSEIEIEKSKVVHILVNLFKNAKEAMSGLGPNEKKLSLKTFQDDNYVYLSVIDNGCGISKENLKKIFNHGFTTKSYGHGFGLHSCANYMKELKGEIRVESDGPGKGTAVTLCFPRKHPKNEFSTFSRTQNAAKIAEP; encoded by the coding sequence ATGAGATCAACTTTCTGCCTGTTTCTCTTTTTAAACATTTGGGCACTGAGCGGTTTTTCTCAGTCACCCGGCCAGCTGAAATTAGACCATCTGACAATCGAAGATGGGCTCTCCCAAAGCTCAGGACTGGCAATTCTGCAGGACAGATACGGTTATATGTGGTTTGGTACTCTGAACGGCCTGAATAAATTTAATGGATACGATTTCACCATTTATGAGTACGATGCTGCTGACTCAACATCACTCACCAGCAGTCATATCAGTTATCTCTTTGAAGACTCCAGAGGCAATCTTTGGATCGGGACAACCGGAGCCGGAATTAATCTTTATAACAGGAAAAAAGATAATTTTTCTAATTACAGGACAGATTATGTAGATCATCATTTAAGTATATCTGATAATTCCGTTTCGTCAATCATTGAAGGGCCTGGTGATAAGTTCTGGATTGGTACCAACTCCGGCCTGAATCTTTTCGACAGAGATACAGAAGAGTTCATTCACTTTTATGCAGTGGATGATCAGCCAAAAACGCTCAGCAGCAGTAATATTACGAGCCTTTTCCTGGATAGCTCCGAAACACTCTGGATCGGGACAACGAAAGGTTTGAATTACTGGGATGATATGACCGGTACATTTGGTCATTACAAAAACGATCCATCAGACCCTTACAGCATCAGTCATAATGTTGTTTCTGCGATCTATGAAGATACATCCGGAAACTTATGGGTTGGAACAAATGAAGGAGGGCTTCACATGTTCGATCCTTCAGAAGAAAAGTTTTATAACTACAGGTATGATGAGGATGATCCGTACAGCATCAGCGGAAATTCCATCCTCACCATTCTTGAAGACAGCAGGGACGTTCTGTGGATCGGAACAGAGAACCAGGGGTTGAATGTATTCGATCGCGAAGAGCAGATCTTTCACCGGTATAAAAGTAATGTGAGCAACCCGGCCAGCCTGAAGCACAATTCGGTATATTCTCTTTACGAAAACAGCGATAATATTCTCTGGATTGGTACTTATTCGGGTGGTATCTCATCTATGAACCGGAAATTTTCAAAATTTGAACACTATAAACACGATCCGTTTGATCCCAAACCCCTGAGCAACAATAATGTAACTTCCTTTCTTGAAACCAGCGGTGGGATCTTTCTGGTTGGCACCGACGGGGGCGGACTAAACCTGTTCGACAGGGAAAGTCATGAGTTTACGCTCTACACCCACGAGCCGGATAACCCTTCCACTCTTTCAAGTGATGTAATCCTTGCGCTGCATCAGGACAGAAATGGAAAAATTTGGATTGGATATTACAATGGAGGGGTCTCTGTGTTTGATCCATCAGACGGCAGCTTTGAACATTACCGCCATGACCCTGAGGATTCTGATGGCCTTCGAAACGACCACGTCTTTGTGATACACGAAGGAAATGACGGGGAGTTATGGTTTGGCACAAATGGTGGTGGTGTTCATCAGCTTGATCCGGAAACTGGTAATTTTACCCTTATCGCAACTGAAACGGACGGATCAACTGTGATAAGAGATCTTCTTGAAGATTCCTATGGTTATCTTTGGATTGGAAGCTATGGCGGCGGATTGATACAGGTTGATAAAAATACCGGCTCAATTATTAATCAATATATTGAAAGAACGAATGGCTTAACAAGTAATGTGATTCTTACAATTCATGAAGACCAAGAGCGAAACCTGTGGATTGGATCCCATGAAGGAGGACTTCACCTGTTTCACAGGGAAAGCGAAACCTTTACGACTTATTCTGTTAATGAAGGTCTGCCCAGCGCCGTGGTGCGGGGAATTCTGGAGGATGAAAATGGTAATTTATGGTTAAGTACAGGGGGCGGGCTGTCTATGTTTAATCCATCTACAAAAACGTTCTCTAATTATAATATTGAACATGGAACTCAAAGCAACGAATTTAACCCTCTTTCATATTATAAAGACCGTGACGGATTTATGTACTTTGGGGGGATTAACGGTTTTAATCGCTTTCATCCTAAGCGAGTCGCTATTGAAGAAGCCGTTCCGCCTGTAGTGCTTACCGATTTTAAAGTATTTAACCAGTCTTTACGGATTGATGAGGATTCTCCACTAAAAAATCATATCAGTCAGACAGAAGAAATTGAGCTCCCATATACGGCAAGTGTACTAACTATTGACTATGTAGCACTCAATTTCAACAAGAACAAGGGGGATGAATTCGCTTATATCCTTGAAGGTTTCGACAATGACTGGAACTATGTTGGAACACGAAGATCTGCTACATATACCAACCTGAATCCGGGTACATATACATTCCGGGTTAAAGCAGCAAATAGTTATGGGGTCTGGTCCGACTCTGAAACATTTCTGACCATGACTATAACTCCCCCTTTTTGGAAAACGGCCTGGTTTTACTTGCTTCTGGTATTCTTCATTACCGGAGTTATCGCATCCGCCCTTCAATGGCGTTTAGCCAGTATCACAAAACAAAATCAACGTCTTGAGAGAGAAGTCAAAAAGCAAACAGCCGATCTGTGTGATAAAAATAAAGAGCTGGAGAAAACTCTGACCGAACTTAAAGCCGCCCGCAGTGAGCTGGTTGACAGAGCACATAAGGCCGGTATGGCAGATCTGGCTACAAATGTGCTTCATAATGTTGGGAATATTCTTAACAGTGTAAATGTATCGGTTTCATTGATTGAAGAAATCATTAAAAGATCAAAACTCAAAGGGTTTAACCAGGCAAATAAACTTTTAAAGGAAAACCTGGACGATCTTGAAAATTTCATCTTAAATGATCCAAAGGGGAAAAAGTTACTACACTACATAAGTAAACTGGAAGAACCACTGAACAGAGAACAAGAGGAGCTTGCTGAACAAACAGATCGCTTAAACCAGAACATGCAGCTGATGATTGATGTAGTTAATGCACAGCAATCATTTTCACACGCTGCAAAGGTTACAGAAGTGATACAAGTTGAAAAGCTTATTGAAGACACCCTTCTGCTTCAAACAGCCACTATTGAACGTCATGGTCTTGATCTTGTAACCGACTACCAGGCAGTTTCTGAGATTGAAATAGAAAAATCAAAAGTCGTTCATATACTGGTAAATTTGTTTAAAAATGCGAAAGAAGCAATGTCTGGTCTTGGGCCGAATGAGAAAAAGCTTTCTCTAAAAACGTTCCAGGATGATAACTATGTATATCTCTCTGTTATTGATAACGGATGTGGAATTTCAAAAGAGAATTTGAAAAAAATCTTTAACCACGGTTTTACGACCAAAAGTTACGGACATGGATTTGGCCTCCATAGTTGTGCCAACTATATGAAGGAGCTGAAAGGTGAGATCAGAGTTGAAAGTGATGGTCCCGGTAAGGGTACAGCTGTTACGCTTTGCTTTCCACGTAAACACCCAAAAAATGAATTTTCAACGTTCTCCCGAACGCAAAATGCAGCTAAAATAGCAGAGCCCTAA